The following are encoded in a window of Planctomycetaceae bacterium genomic DNA:
- a CDS encoding glycosyltransferase family 1 protein, with translation MTCPQTIVIDARLWGRTGIGRYVKELCTHLPRVDAGLRLVMAGAADEARSAGQVAPYDAALYSLREQWWGGGFFRSLGPADLWHFPHYNVPVRPPTPFVVTVHDLIHFKFPQMFGRGKVFIASRMLKRAAGMAGAIICPSESTRRDLAEMLPQAAGKITVIPNGVSEAFRPVAADQIAAASKSLGLDAYIICMGDRKPYKGFKAARQCFERLAAEYPGLKLVSVGQRSDDGGDIIQCGYVDDEHLRLLYAGARCLLFPSAYEGFGLPVLEAMACGCPVVCGRGSSLDEVCGQAALQVDVSDPAALAEAVKQTLRDDVARELAAKGLAQAAKYTWGNTARQVASLYRQVCDQPRL, from the coding sequence ATGACTTGCCCGCAAACCATCGTGATCGACGCGCGCCTCTGGGGGCGGACCGGCATCGGGCGCTACGTCAAGGAACTCTGCACGCACCTGCCGCGCGTCGATGCGGGGCTGCGCCTGGTGATGGCCGGCGCGGCGGACGAAGCCCGATCGGCCGGACAGGTCGCCCCTTATGACGCGGCCCTCTATTCGCTGCGCGAGCAGTGGTGGGGCGGGGGGTTCTTTCGTAGCCTGGGGCCGGCGGATCTTTGGCACTTCCCGCACTACAACGTTCCGGTGCGGCCGCCCACGCCGTTTGTCGTCACGGTGCATGACCTGATCCACTTCAAGTTCCCCCAGATGTTCGGCCGGGGCAAGGTCTTCATCGCCTCAAGAATGCTCAAGCGTGCCGCCGGCATGGCCGGGGCGATCATCTGCCCCAGCGAATCGACGCGGCGCGATCTTGCGGAAATGCTCCCCCAGGCTGCGGGCAAAATTACGGTGATTCCCAACGGCGTGTCGGAGGCTTTCAGGCCGGTCGCCGCCGACCAGATCGCCGCGGCCAGCAAGTCGCTGGGGCTCGACGCGTACATCATCTGCATGGGCGACCGCAAGCCCTACAAGGGCTTCAAGGCGGCAAGGCAGTGTTTTGAGCGGCTGGCCGCGGAGTATCCCGGGCTCAAGCTTGTGTCCGTCGGGCAGCGCAGCGACGACGGCGGGGACATCATCCAGTGCGGGTATGTGGATGACGAACATCTGCGGCTGTTATACGCGGGGGCGCGGTGCCTGCTGTTTCCAAGCGCCTACGAGGGCTTCGGCCTTCCGGTGCTCGAGGCGATGGCGTGCGGATGCCCGGTGGTGTGCGGGCGAGGCTCGTCGCTGGACGAAGTGTGCGGACAGGCCGCCTTGCAGGTCGACGTGTCGGACCCGGCGGCGCTGGCCGAGGCGGTCAAGCAAACCCTGCGCGACGATGTGGCCAGGGAACTGGCGGCCAAGGGCCTGGCGCAGGCGGCGAAATACACCTGGGGCAACACCGCCCGGCAGGTCGCATCGCTCTACCGCCAGGTATGCGACCAGCCGCGGCTCTAA
- the asnB gene encoding asparagine synthase (glutamine-hydrolyzing) — translation MCGIAGILAGGQGGIDAELLTAIGRCLAHRGPDGEGFFGWNGRGASVISRSATDLREPSVAMVHRRLSVIDPSEAGAQPMSSPDGRYTIVYNGMIYNYRALRRELEEAGHRFRSECDTEVLLAAYSQWREGCLTRLVGMFAFGIWDAAERTLVLARDFFGIKPLYYTFWRGGLAFASEIKALLQLPALPRRANAARVYKYLRFGLSDSGEETFFEGIYALPSSHYVKVSLDAPARLSPVRYWRLDLSRTTDLSFDEAARRLGELFSQSVTMHLRSDVPLGVALSGGLDSSAITMLARAGLGPQSDLSTFSYVADNALSEERYVDVITAGAAAQSHKIALSPRDLLSDLGALLAAQDEPFGSPSIYAQFRVFRRAHEAGMKVMLDGQGADEMLAGYVPYLSCRLASLLRQMRLGPALHFWRGASRLGGQSGLGMLLHAGGLLAPTALQKIGRRLGGKGLLPRWIDARWFARHGVAGEPIWRVKGPDVLRQTLNQSIFDNSLPQLLRYEDHNSMAYSIESRVPFLTPALVEFVFSLPEEYLVSRDYPGKRVFRAAMRGTVPNVILDRKDKIGFATPGLEWLQGLGGWYQQVLTSPRARAVPALRHEAMMDMFSRMSRGQSDYDHCMWRCVNLIAWAEQFDVEFPE, via the coding sequence ATGTGCGGTATTGCCGGAATATTGGCGGGCGGACAGGGCGGCATCGACGCCGAGCTGCTGACGGCGATCGGCCGCTGCCTGGCGCATCGCGGGCCCGACGGCGAAGGGTTCTTCGGATGGAACGGGCGAGGCGCCTCCGTTATCTCCCGCAGCGCGACAGATCTTCGCGAACCCTCCGTGGCGATGGTCCACCGCCGGTTGTCCGTCATCGACCCCTCCGAGGCCGGCGCGCAGCCGATGTCCTCGCCCGACGGACGCTACACCATCGTCTACAACGGGATGATCTACAACTACCGGGCCCTGCGCCGCGAGCTGGAAGAAGCCGGGCACCGGTTCCGTTCCGAGTGCGACACGGAAGTTCTGCTGGCGGCATACAGCCAGTGGCGCGAGGGCTGCCTGACCCGCCTGGTGGGGATGTTCGCCTTTGGCATCTGGGACGCCGCCGAGCGCACGCTGGTGCTGGCGCGGGATTTCTTCGGGATCAAACCGCTCTACTACACGTTCTGGCGGGGCGGGCTGGCCTTCGCCTCCGAGATCAAGGCGCTGCTGCAACTGCCCGCTCTGCCGCGGCGAGCCAACGCCGCGCGGGTCTACAAGTACCTGCGGTTCGGCCTCAGCGACAGCGGCGAGGAGACCTTCTTCGAGGGCATCTACGCTCTGCCGTCGTCGCATTACGTCAAGGTGTCGCTGGACGCGCCGGCGCGGCTGAGCCCCGTGCGGTACTGGCGGCTGGATCTCAGCCGCACCACCGATCTGTCCTTCGACGAAGCCGCCCGGCGGCTTGGCGAGCTGTTTTCCCAGAGCGTCACGATGCACCTGCGCAGCGACGTGCCGCTGGGCGTGGCGCTGTCGGGTGGGCTGGACTCCTCGGCCATCACCATGCTCGCACGCGCAGGCCTGGGGCCCCAGAGCGACCTGTCGACCTTCAGCTACGTGGCCGACAACGCCCTGAGCGAAGAGCGGTACGTCGACGTGATCACCGCCGGGGCCGCGGCGCAGTCGCACAAGATCGCCCTTTCGCCGCGGGACCTGCTCTCGGATCTGGGCGCGCTGCTGGCGGCGCAGGACGAGCCGTTCGGAAGCCCGAGCATCTATGCGCAGTTTCGCGTCTTCCGCCGAGCGCACGAGGCGGGCATGAAGGTGATGCTCGACGGCCAAGGGGCCGATGAGATGCTGGCCGGCTACGTGCCGTATCTTTCCTGCCGCCTCGCTTCGCTGCTGCGACAGATGCGGCTGGGACCCGCGCTGCACTTCTGGCGCGGGGCGTCGCGCCTGGGCGGCCAGAGCGGCCTGGGCATGCTGCTGCACGCCGGCGGATTGCTGGCGCCGACGGCGTTGCAGAAAATCGGGCGCCGCCTGGGCGGCAAAGGTCTGCTGCCGCGATGGATCGACGCACGCTGGTTCGCCCGCCATGGCGTCGCCGGCGAGCCGATCTGGCGCGTCAAGGGGCCCGACGTTCTGCGACAGACGCTCAATCAGTCCATCTTCGACAACAGCCTGCCGCAACTGCTGCGATACGAAGACCACAACTCGATGGCGTATTCGATCGAAAGCCGCGTCCCCTTCCTCACGCCGGCGCTGGTCGAGTTCGTGTTCTCGCTGCCCGAGGAATACCTTGTCTCCCGCGATTACCCCGGCAAGCGCGTCTTCCGTGCGGCCATGCGCGGGACAGTGCCCAATGTCATCCTCGACCGCAAAGACAAGATCGGATTTGCCACGCCGGGTCTGGAATGGCTGCAGGGGCTGGGCGGCTGGTACCAGCAGGTGTTGACCTCGCCGCGAGCCCGCGCCGTACCGGCCCTGAGGCACGAAGCGATGATGGACATGTTCAGCCGGATGAGCCGCGGCCAGAGCGATTATGATCACTGCATGTGGCGGTGCGTGAACCTGATCGCCTGGGCGGAACAATTTGACGTGGAATTTCCCGAGTGA
- a CDS encoding glycosyltransferase family 4 protein — protein sequence MSNILMLSAHATRIDRRIVAEANALADSGRSVTLVSVPAAVEQGLLDGRVELVLCSSQDLQGLGWRRRFVEKGKTLLKAWPWFYQVQKRLYRASGGWKRAGAAEVLVRRCPTAAYDVIHCHDLDTLPAAVQLKREIAPGAKIIYDSHELWPYQVKDKAFQEYWKGVETSLIGQTDRVITVNDSIARQMVEFYAIAMPAVVYNSHEAAGPPAAVTGEEFLGHFAVPKGGLNVLYQGNIGPERNLENLVAAFAELGTDVRLLMLGEGELARSLKAACARKGIANVFFAPPVSQTRLLGFTRLADMGIIPYTDDGILNNRFCTPNKLFEFIAAGVPVCASDLPELRKIVKDQGIGEVYPMGSARQIASAVEDCLSRRQKGEFTAASMQAAQEKYSWVRQRQALLKVYQELGV from the coding sequence ATGTCCAACATCTTGATGCTCTCCGCCCATGCGACCCGGATCGACCGCCGCATCGTCGCCGAGGCCAACGCCCTGGCCGACTCGGGCAGGAGCGTCACGCTGGTGAGCGTACCGGCGGCGGTGGAACAGGGCCTGCTGGACGGCCGCGTGGAGTTGGTTCTGTGCAGTTCGCAAGACCTGCAGGGGCTGGGCTGGCGGCGACGGTTCGTCGAGAAGGGCAAGACGCTCTTGAAGGCCTGGCCGTGGTTTTACCAGGTCCAGAAGAGGCTCTACCGGGCCAGTGGCGGGTGGAAGCGGGCCGGCGCCGCCGAGGTGCTGGTGCGGCGGTGCCCGACGGCCGCGTACGACGTCATCCATTGCCACGACCTGGACACCCTGCCTGCCGCCGTGCAGCTCAAACGCGAGATAGCGCCCGGCGCGAAGATCATCTACGACTCTCACGAGTTGTGGCCGTACCAGGTGAAGGACAAAGCTTTTCAGGAATACTGGAAAGGCGTCGAGACGTCGCTGATCGGCCAGACCGACCGCGTCATCACCGTCAACGACTCCATCGCCCGGCAAATGGTCGAGTTCTACGCCATCGCCATGCCGGCCGTCGTCTACAACAGCCATGAGGCGGCCGGTCCCCCCGCGGCTGTGACGGGGGAGGAATTCCTGGGGCACTTCGCAGTTCCGAAGGGCGGGCTCAACGTGCTGTACCAAGGCAACATCGGCCCGGAGCGGAACCTGGAGAACCTCGTGGCCGCTTTCGCCGAGTTGGGCACCGACGTTCGCCTGTTGATGCTGGGGGAAGGCGAGTTGGCAAGGTCGCTCAAGGCCGCCTGCGCCCGCAAGGGCATCGCCAACGTCTTCTTCGCCCCGCCGGTCAGCCAGACGCGGCTGCTGGGGTTCACGCGCCTGGCGGACATGGGGATCATTCCGTATACGGACGACGGCATCCTGAATAATCGCTTCTGCACTCCCAACAAGCTCTTTGAGTTCATCGCGGCGGGGGTTCCCGTTTGTGCCAGCGATCTTCCGGAGCTTCGCAAGATCGTCAAGGACCAGGGCATCGGCGAGGTGTACCCGATGGGCTCGGCGCGGCAGATCGCCTCGGCGGTTGAAGATTGCCTGAGCCGGCGGCAGAAGGGCGAGTTCACGGCCGCCAGTATGCAAGCGGCCCAGGAGAAGTATTCCTGGGTGCGCCAGCGGCAGGCGTTGCTGAAGGTCTACCAGGAACTGGGGGTCTGA
- a CDS encoding methionyl-tRNA formyltransferase: MSQSRSIVLFADEVGIPLALASAGAGAIACVVVDPKRATAVAAAEQACRPLAIPVLAHPSPQGRREFEAAVGDLSASLGLVVSYNRILWPDLLGLFPRGVVNLHGSRLPQYRGANVLQWAIINGETQTAMTMHYVDQGVDTGAIIAQRDVPIAHADTALAVREKLMSAAAALLEEYLPRLVCGRLSAHAQDEALARVWPRRRPQDGRIDWSWSDRKIHDLIRALVRPWPGAFYRDRAGQDVTIDRYMSLGEIAALRREVGS; the protein is encoded by the coding sequence ATGAGCCAGTCGCGCTCCATCGTCCTGTTCGCCGACGAAGTCGGAATACCGCTGGCGCTGGCGTCGGCCGGCGCCGGCGCGATCGCCTGCGTCGTGGTCGACCCCAAACGCGCCACTGCCGTGGCCGCGGCCGAGCAGGCCTGCCGACCATTGGCGATCCCCGTCCTGGCCCACCCTTCACCGCAAGGGCGCCGGGAATTCGAGGCCGCCGTCGGCGACCTGTCTGCCTCACTGGGCCTGGTGGTTTCGTACAATCGGATTCTCTGGCCGGACCTGCTTGGGCTGTTCCCCCGCGGCGTGGTGAACCTCCACGGCAGCCGCCTGCCGCAATATCGCGGCGCCAACGTCCTGCAGTGGGCCATTATCAACGGCGAGACGCAGACCGCCATGACGATGCATTACGTCGACCAAGGCGTCGACACCGGGGCGATCATCGCCCAGCGCGACGTCCCGATCGCCCACGCCGACACCGCCCTGGCGGTTCGCGAGAAACTGATGTCGGCCGCCGCAGCGCTGCTTGAGGAATACCTGCCCCGCCTCGTCTGCGGGCGGCTGTCCGCCCACGCCCAGGACGAGGCTTTGGCAAGAGTCTGGCCTCGGCGCCGCCCGCAGGACGGGCGCATCGACTGGTCCTGGAGCGACCGGAAGATCCACGACCTGATCCGGGCGCTGGTGCGGCCTTGGCCTGGAGCGTTCTACCGCGACCGCGCGGGGCAGGACGTCACCATCGACCGTTACATGAGCCTGGGCGAGATTGCGGCGCTGCGCCGCGAGGTGGGGTCATGA
- a CDS encoding WbqC family protein: protein MIAAAHQPNFFPWMGYFRKIARSEVFVFLDAVPFGSKGTWINRVKMMVSGAAQWVICPVASAHEKRICEITIVEPSPWRKKLIKTLEMNYGKAACFKEVMPWIEPMILRQEENLSRYNIQNILEICQRLGLHRRFVLHSELPPGEPHELLGSERLAAICSQLGAGVYLAGDGADDYEQQTAYDRKGLRLERLGFVPQPYPQAGAAGFVAGLSVLDCLFNVGVEATASMLTHDPGAPQ from the coding sequence ATGATTGCCGCCGCCCATCAACCCAACTTCTTCCCCTGGATGGGGTACTTCCGCAAGATCGCCCGGTCGGAGGTGTTCGTCTTCCTGGACGCGGTGCCCTTCGGGTCCAAGGGAACCTGGATCAACCGCGTCAAGATGATGGTCTCGGGCGCCGCCCAGTGGGTCATCTGCCCCGTGGCCAGCGCCCACGAGAAACGCATCTGCGAGATCACCATCGTCGAACCCTCCCCCTGGCGAAAGAAGCTCATCAAGACCCTGGAGATGAACTATGGCAAGGCCGCCTGCTTCAAGGAGGTCATGCCCTGGATCGAACCGATGATTCTGCGCCAGGAAGAAAATCTCTCCCGGTACAACATCCAGAACATCCTGGAGATCTGCCAGCGCCTCGGGCTGCACCGGCGATTCGTGCTGCACTCGGAACTGCCTCCGGGCGAACCTCACGAACTGCTGGGAAGCGAGCGGCTGGCCGCCATCTGTTCGCAACTCGGCGCCGGCGTCTACCTCGCCGGCGACGGGGCCGACGACTACGAGCAGCAGACCGCCTACGACCGAAAGGGCCTGCGCCTGGAGCGTCTGGGCTTTGTGCCCCAGCCGTATCCCCAGGCGGGCGCCGCCGGGTTCGTCGCCGGCCTGTCTGTTCTGGACTGCCTGTTCAACGTGGGCGTCGAGGCAACCGCTTCGATGCTCACACACGACCCTGGAGCCCCACAATGA
- a CDS encoding methyltransferase domain-containing protein, with protein MTRLVCPSDQSALSAAGESLTCPSCGRSYPVREGIARFVSAIADDSQKQVEAGFAYKWTRDEWGFEPKHIELMQEFFWTRFGFSSHADVAALFGGKTVLHAGIGSGQCEQHYLQHCREVWGLDISQSVDAAQRNWHKHYPDLAGRLHLVQADLMSMPFDDGAFDIVFSDGVLHHTPDTRAALGAITAKVRPGGLVVFYVYKKKAPIREFVDTYLRDRISDLPPEQAWQAMEPLTALARDLSRQKLQIAVPQDIPLLELQAGTFDLQRWLYWNVMKLYWNELLDFDGNNHVNYDWYYPKYAWRHTAQEVQNWLDELRLETLHLQAGDSGISVIARKG; from the coding sequence ATGACCCGTTTGGTTTGCCCATCGGACCAGTCGGCCCTGAGCGCGGCCGGCGAGAGCCTGACCTGCCCCTCGTGCGGCCGCAGCTATCCCGTGCGAGAGGGCATCGCTCGCTTCGTCTCGGCGATCGCGGACGATTCACAGAAGCAGGTCGAGGCGGGTTTCGCCTACAAGTGGACGCGCGACGAGTGGGGCTTCGAGCCCAAGCACATCGAGTTGATGCAGGAGTTCTTCTGGACGCGGTTCGGTTTTTCGAGCCATGCCGACGTGGCGGCGTTGTTCGGCGGCAAGACCGTCCTGCACGCGGGGATCGGCTCGGGGCAGTGCGAGCAGCATTATCTTCAGCACTGCCGCGAGGTCTGGGGACTGGATATTTCGCAGAGCGTCGACGCGGCGCAGCGCAACTGGCACAAGCACTACCCTGACCTGGCCGGCAGACTGCACCTGGTGCAGGCCGACCTGATGAGCATGCCGTTTGACGACGGCGCGTTCGACATCGTCTTCAGCGACGGCGTGCTGCACCACACGCCCGACACGCGTGCGGCGCTGGGCGCCATCACCGCCAAGGTGCGCCCCGGCGGGCTGGTGGTGTTCTACGTATACAAAAAGAAGGCGCCCATCCGCGAGTTCGTCGACACGTACCTCCGCGACCGGATATCGGACCTGCCGCCCGAGCAGGCCTGGCAGGCGATGGAACCGCTGACCGCCCTGGCGCGCGACTTGTCCCGCCAGAAACTCCAGATCGCCGTCCCGCAGGACATCCCGCTGCTGGAGCTACAGGCCGGCACTTTCGACCTGCAGCGATGGCTGTATTGGAACGTCATGAAGCTCTATTGGAATGAGCTGCTTGATTTCGACGGCAACAACCACGTAAATTACGACTGGTATTATCCCAAGTACGCTTGGCGACACACGGCCCAGGAGGTTCAGAACTGGCTCGATGAGCTGCGTCTGGAAACCCTGCACCTGCAGGCGGGCGATTCAGGAATCAGCGTCATAGCCAGGAAGGGTTGA
- a CDS encoding radical SAM/SPASM domain-containing protein, protein MGIHDLSSSEKTAARRQYQQPDFPFVCGISLGEYPCNRRCRMCPMYTAPPKVERYITDEILEQACRQVGQRKVNLELSAYGETFMHPRADEYLFTARRMCPNAQIVVATNGALLTRERCEKIVDSGIDHLSFSLDAGSAESYQWLTGTSDYDDVCRNLETLAAVRDQRGGKHLRITTHIIGIKELAHEFEAFEARWKGIVDSAVVRPYGNWAGMVNDNGVTPAQKQEIPAERYPCAWLWYATKIEPNGDVSKCFVHITGDLHPVGNIMQEPLESIWRGEKMNRLRELHMTNRCGELDLCPDCIVWSLFPKFWKQRKRLGLFKTGEWK, encoded by the coding sequence ATGGGAATCCACGATTTAAGCTCCAGCGAAAAGACGGCCGCTCGCCGCCAGTACCAGCAGCCGGACTTTCCGTTCGTCTGCGGCATCTCCCTGGGCGAGTACCCGTGCAACCGCCGCTGCCGCATGTGCCCGATGTACACGGCTCCGCCCAAGGTCGAGCGTTACATCACCGACGAGATCCTCGAACAGGCCTGCCGGCAGGTCGGACAGCGGAAGGTCAATCTCGAACTGTCCGCCTACGGCGAAACGTTCATGCACCCTCGGGCCGACGAGTATCTCTTCACCGCCCGGCGGATGTGCCCCAACGCCCAGATCGTCGTGGCCACCAACGGCGCCCTGCTGACGCGCGAGCGATGCGAGAAGATCGTCGACAGCGGGATCGACCACCTGTCCTTCTCGCTCGACGCCGGGTCGGCCGAAAGCTACCAGTGGCTGACCGGCACGAGCGACTATGACGACGTCTGCCGCAACCTCGAGACGCTCGCGGCCGTCCGCGACCAGCGCGGGGGCAAACACCTTCGGATCACCACGCACATCATCGGCATCAAGGAGCTCGCCCACGAGTTCGAGGCCTTCGAGGCCCGCTGGAAAGGTATCGTCGACTCGGCGGTGGTGCGTCCTTACGGCAACTGGGCGGGGATGGTCAACGACAACGGCGTGACGCCGGCGCAGAAGCAGGAGATCCCGGCCGAGCGGTATCCCTGCGCGTGGCTGTGGTACGCCACGAAGATCGAGCCTAACGGCGACGTCTCGAAATGTTTCGTCCACATCACGGGCGACCTTCACCCCGTGGGCAATATCATGCAGGAACCCCTCGAGTCGATCTGGCGCGGCGAAAAGATGAACCGCCTGCGGGAACTCCACATGACCAACCGCTGCGGCGAGCTGGACCTGTGTCCCGACTGCATCGTCTGGTCGCTGTTTCCCAAGTTCTGGAAGCAGCGCAAGCGCCTGGGGCTCTTTAAAACCGGAGAGTGGAAATGA
- a CDS encoding radical SAM protein, with amino-acid sequence MSVAGRLKRLVASALGRKTPPAVEASADAPRVAPPFPHYICMELTNACNLRCIQCIYQGGKGDHYRGQIGYMDVDLARRVLDQLQPTRCGVMLNGDGEALLHPKFQVIARHAVSLGLSSVYFNTNGTLLSREFTDEFVTYFKGAVSISLDGFKESHDRIRRGSSYDKVVANIDYLLARIGETGAPITLSAAYCNYDQPKGERLEFAKYWTQRLGSVSVCEVYDQDYRIISDQINKPQKPDRVRCGVPWETFIVRWQGPVVPCSNCFPLGDAGGIVLGDSRTQTLLDIWNGPVLADLRRRTEAWDLEGTICQPCERWNMYVTLDPREEEGMMVTRTGVFSTYKRKDPAPDAPGGH; translated from the coding sequence ATGAGCGTGGCAGGAAGACTCAAGCGATTGGTGGCCTCTGCCCTGGGACGCAAGACTCCCCCCGCCGTCGAGGCCTCCGCCGACGCGCCCAGGGTCGCGCCGCCCTTCCCCCACTACATCTGCATGGAGCTGACCAACGCCTGCAATCTCCGCTGCATCCAGTGCATCTACCAGGGCGGCAAGGGCGACCACTACCGCGGGCAGATCGGCTACATGGACGTCGACCTGGCCCGGCGGGTGCTCGACCAGCTCCAGCCGACGCGCTGCGGCGTCATGCTCAACGGCGACGGCGAGGCGCTGCTGCATCCCAAGTTCCAGGTCATCGCTCGCCATGCGGTGAGCCTGGGGCTCTCCAGCGTGTACTTCAACACCAACGGCACGCTGCTGTCGCGCGAGTTCACCGACGAGTTCGTGACGTACTTCAAAGGCGCCGTCTCGATCAGCCTTGACGGTTTCAAGGAAAGCCACGACCGCATCCGGCGCGGCTCCTCCTACGACAAGGTCGTCGCCAACATCGACTACCTGCTGGCCCGGATCGGCGAAACCGGCGCGCCCATCACGCTCTCGGCGGCGTACTGCAATTATGACCAGCCCAAGGGCGAGCGCCTGGAGTTCGCCAAGTACTGGACGCAGCGCCTGGGCAGCGTCTCGGTGTGCGAGGTATACGACCAGGACTACCGGATCATCTCCGACCAGATCAACAAGCCCCAGAAGCCCGACCGCGTCCGCTGCGGCGTGCCCTGGGAGACGTTCATCGTCCGCTGGCAGGGGCCCGTCGTGCCCTGCTCGAACTGCTTCCCCCTCGGCGACGCCGGCGGCATCGTCCTGGGCGACTCGCGAACGCAGACCCTCCTGGACATCTGGAACGGCCCGGTCCTCGCCGACCTGCGCCGACGCACCGAGGCCTGGGACCTCGAAGGCACCATCTGTCAGCCGTGCGAACGATGGAACATGTACGTCACGTTGGACCCGCGCGAAGAGGAGGGTATGATGGTCACCCGGACCGGCGTGTTCAGCACGTACAAGAGAAAGGACCCCGCGCCCGATGCGCCTGGTGGCCATTGA
- a CDS encoding radical SAM/SPASM domain-containing protein codes for MRLVAIENLDPSSGNTPAEIATLFGADAWLTLNCGGTCTPTGGDKRLLAAAGASPASPLDFYRRLLGALDAPAQIVRLRNPAYPLHRLLSAEMDEAFGPAQYDYVLSTAAECGLTGYFAERFNAAALDRISHTAQAVMPEGYFNGMATQRCGRHWFSLDLRRFYLQDNFERLFDSPRSLCVNAIPTCNYRCEKCQYHSPRVGQRRDWPPAMTVEKFQLMLDRTKAYKRLASVCPTISGEPLLHPQIDTLVRLTKKAGYSSSFATNAALLDGEMTARLLDAGLDGIAFSVDSCDPQTYQALQHGNLEAVEGNILHFQQEAAKRQRPCPMTMICVVSKANESQVEAYRDRWLGRGIAVVFSAEHDIENNNTASFAHSRWGPSQRMPCHSLWHGLYLQNDGRLVTCGATAGSDGLKDNFFEQEPQSLWRCHAMETLRRQQLTGQRPGYCGMFSCWTGLMNTWAYEDGRLINHTLGTWMEPLPPPLSAPQATLESEHQPSRSILRRALRSLRRRLG; via the coding sequence ATGCGCCTGGTGGCCATTGAAAATCTCGACCCCTCATCCGGCAACACGCCGGCGGAGATAGCGACGCTCTTCGGCGCTGACGCCTGGCTGACGCTGAACTGCGGCGGCACATGCACCCCCACCGGCGGCGACAAGCGCCTGCTCGCGGCCGCCGGGGCCTCACCCGCCAGCCCGCTGGACTTCTACCGCCGCCTGCTCGGCGCGCTGGACGCCCCGGCCCAGATCGTCCGCCTGCGCAACCCGGCCTATCCGCTGCACCGCCTGCTGTCGGCCGAAATGGACGAAGCGTTTGGGCCCGCACAGTACGACTATGTCCTGTCCACCGCCGCCGAGTGCGGCCTGACGGGGTACTTCGCCGAACGGTTCAATGCCGCCGCCCTCGACCGGATCAGTCACACCGCCCAGGCCGTCATGCCCGAGGGCTACTTCAACGGCATGGCGACGCAGCGATGCGGGCGGCACTGGTTCTCGCTGGATCTGCGGCGGTTTTATCTGCAGGACAATTTCGAGCGCCTGTTCGATTCGCCGCGCAGCCTGTGCGTCAACGCGATTCCCACGTGCAACTATCGCTGCGAGAAATGCCAGTACCACTCGCCGCGCGTCGGGCAGCGCCGCGACTGGCCGCCGGCGATGACTGTCGAGAAGTTCCAGCTCATGCTCGATCGCACCAAGGCGTACAAACGCCTGGCCAGCGTCTGCCCCACCATCAGCGGCGAACCGCTGCTGCATCCGCAGATCGACACCCTGGTGCGCCTGACCAAGAAAGCCGGCTACAGCTCGTCCTTCGCCACCAACGCCGCCCTGCTGGACGGCGAGATGACCGCCCGCCTGCTCGACGCCGGACTCGATGGCATTGCCTTCAGCGTCGATAGCTGCGACCCGCAGACGTACCAGGCACTTCAGCACGGCAACCTCGAAGCCGTCGAAGGCAACATCCTGCACTTCCAGCAAGAGGCCGCCAAACGCCAGCGCCCCTGCCCGATGACGATGATCTGCGTCGTCTCCAAGGCCAACGAGTCGCAGGTCGAGGCTTACCGCGATCGCTGGCTCGGCCGGGGCATTGCGGTGGTCTTCTCGGCTGAGCATGACATCGAGAACAACAATACCGCCTCGTTTGCCCATTCGCGGTGGGGCCCGTCCCAGCGGATGCCTTGCCATTCGCTCTGGCACGGTCTGTACCTCCAGAACGACGGGCGCCTCGTGACCTGCGGCGCCACGGCAGGCTCCGACGGCCTCAAGGACAACTTCTTCGAGCAGGAGCCCCAGAGCCTGTGGCGCTGCCACGCGATGGAGACCCTCCGCCGCCAGCAGTTGACCGGCCAGCGCCCAGGTTACTGCGGTATGTTCTCCTGCTGGACCGGGCTGATGAATACCTGGGCGTATGAGGACGGCCGCCTGATCAACCACACCCTGGGCACGTGGATGGAACCGCTCCCCCCGCCGCTCTCGGCGCCGCAGGCAACGCTCGAGTCGGAACACCAACCCTCCCGCTCGATACTACGCCGAGCCCTGCGCTCGCTGCGCCGCCGCCTGGGGTAA